One segment of Daphnia magna isolate NIES linkage group LG2, ASM2063170v1.1, whole genome shotgun sequence DNA contains the following:
- the LOC116936772 gene encoding uncharacterized protein LOC116936772, which translates to MQHKTIPGANGLVAFASKVGWLIFGTIGVNSKAEEQVLTATIDAQKPMMDFKEFWSLEHMGITLQEKAEPAFLEAYQETIQRAEDGRYMGLFPIKIGHRRIESNRNIAMILLQGLLGKTQLEDKLKYHEILQQCIRDGFIEEADLEFTGNCTYLPHRPVIKVGAETTKIRPVFDGSAHMKDRPSINDALEIGPNLSPEVLAVLLRLRQNRIAWTADITQAFLQVEIRPEHGQLIRFIWIDDPRKAQPD; encoded by the coding sequence ATGCAGCACAAGACCATCCCAGGTGCAAATGGGCTGGTCGCGTTTGCAAGCAAAGTCGGCTGGCTGATCTTTGGCACGATAGGTGTAAACAGCAAAGCGGAAGAGCAAGTGCTAACCGCGACTATAGACGCTCAAAAACCAATGATGGACTTCAAGGAATTTTGGAGTCTAGAACATATGGGGATAACCTTGCAAGAAAAGGCAGAACCCGCATTCTTGGAGGCCTATCAGGAGACGATTCAGCGGGCCGAAGATGGGCGATACATGGGGTTGTTCCCCATCAAGATCGGCCATCGCAGAATCGAATCCAACCGGAACATAGCGATGATACTGCTGCAAGGGCTGCTGGGCAAGACCCAATTGGAAGATAAACTGAAATATCATGAGATACTCCAGCAATGTATCAGAGACGGATTTATTGAAGAAGCCGACTTAGAATTCACCGGTAACTGCACCTACTTGCCTCACCGCCCGGTGATTAAAGTAGGCGCGGAGACAACGAAAATTCGGCCGGTGTTCGATGGATCAGCCCACATGAAGGACAGACCTAGCATCAATGATGCTTTGGAAATAGGGCCAAATCTAAGCCCGGAAGTATTAGCAGTCTTGTTGCGGTTGCGACAGAATCGGATAGCCTGGACTGCCGATATCACTCAGGCGTTTCTCCAAGTGGAGATCCGCCCGGAGCACGGGCAGTTGATCAGGTTCATTTGGATCGATGACCCTAGGAAAGCACAGCCAGACTGA